In a genomic window of Planctomicrobium piriforme:
- a CDS encoding VOC family protein: MVGGVTNGYSESTMVKIFRVILPVSDIEQATNFYCEFLGQSGRRVSPGRHYFDCGSVILACFDPRSDGDGFDAKPNPDHLYFAVSDLDAVFERARRLNCQEIEPHIAVRPWGERSFYCKDPFGNPICIVDDQTLFTGRQMP, translated from the coding sequence ATGGTTGGTGGCGTGACGAATGGCTACAGTGAATCCACTATGGTCAAGATATTCCGCGTCATTCTGCCTGTCTCTGATATTGAACAGGCCACAAACTTTTACTGCGAGTTCCTCGGACAATCTGGCCGACGTGTCAGCCCGGGGCGACATTACTTCGATTGTGGCAGCGTGATTCTGGCTTGCTTTGACCCGCGATCAGACGGCGACGGATTTGATGCCAAACCGAACCCTGATCATCTCTATTTCGCAGTATCGGATCTTGATGCCGTCTTCGAACGCGCGAGACGGTTGAATTGCCAGGAAATCGAACCGCACATTGCTGTCCGGCCATGGGGTGAGCGAAGTTTCTACTGTAAAGATCCATTCGGAAACCCGATCTGCATCGTCGATGATCAAACACTTTTCACCGGCCGGCAGATGCCGTGA
- a CDS encoding 30S ribosomal protein S1, whose product MSTEHNNTQDELPAGVTGSEVPPSPAVPETPSPTAEASPAEPAPVENEAEGEAAPKRKLQLRPTVGPDEARAVPSLGEATGGPVVSSGPVAVPSANDADVEAEIARAVTAVKTATVDPTPPPPPSEPVALPGQEPIEADIAAAIEAAMAGGAAAPAPVDAAAAAPITDIEQLQPGHKLRGVVQGVHGDSVFLDFGLRLSGAVPFRQFDAKAPPAIGDAIDVVFDRIDEAEGLILANRPRGTSQVKGDWDSIAPDQVVECMVNKTNKGGLEVSVSRLRGFIPASQVELGYVADLNPYVGQKLRVKVTEVNPAKRKLVLSRRALLAEEREAQKVDLLNEIKPDQTRTGRVKTIKDYGAFIDLGGMDGFLPVAQMSWVRIEHPNEVLQEGQQIEVKVLSIDREKNRISLGMRQLAPNPWRTAEQKYAKGSNVTGRVTRVEAFGAFVELEPGVEGLVHISELEHRRVKRVTEILNVGDMAEVQVIEVDPKKKRISLSSKALKAKPEPIEKPKDEDQAPGKGQAYERKRKEVLKGGTGDPKKRGGLFGNPHDFTT is encoded by the coding sequence ATGAGTACAGAGCACAACAACACCCAGGATGAACTCCCAGCAGGCGTGACCGGTTCTGAAGTACCGCCGTCCCCCGCTGTTCCGGAAACGCCGAGCCCCACGGCCGAAGCCAGCCCTGCTGAGCCCGCCCCTGTGGAGAACGAAGCCGAAGGCGAAGCGGCTCCGAAACGCAAGCTGCAGTTGCGGCCCACCGTCGGTCCCGACGAAGCCCGTGCCGTTCCCTCTCTGGGAGAAGCCACCGGCGGTCCGGTGGTGAGCAGCGGCCCGGTTGCTGTTCCCTCTGCGAACGACGCCGATGTCGAAGCGGAAATTGCCCGCGCCGTCACCGCGGTGAAAACCGCAACAGTTGACCCCACGCCGCCGCCTCCACCGTCCGAACCGGTCGCCCTGCCTGGTCAGGAACCGATTGAGGCCGACATCGCAGCGGCGATCGAAGCCGCCATGGCAGGCGGTGCCGCTGCACCTGCCCCCGTCGATGCCGCCGCTGCGGCTCCGATTACGGATATCGAACAACTGCAGCCGGGTCACAAGCTCCGCGGCGTGGTCCAAGGGGTGCATGGCGACAGCGTGTTCCTCGACTTCGGTCTGCGACTGAGCGGTGCCGTTCCGTTCCGCCAGTTCGACGCCAAGGCTCCGCCGGCCATCGGTGACGCCATCGACGTGGTGTTCGACCGTATCGACGAAGCAGAAGGTCTCATTCTTGCCAATCGTCCCCGCGGCACCTCGCAGGTGAAGGGAGACTGGGATTCCATCGCTCCCGACCAGGTGGTCGAGTGCATGGTCAACAAGACCAACAAGGGGGGACTCGAAGTCTCCGTCAGTCGGCTGCGGGGCTTTATCCCCGCCAGTCAGGTGGAACTGGGCTACGTCGCCGACCTGAATCCGTATGTCGGCCAGAAGCTGCGGGTGAAGGTCACCGAAGTCAATCCGGCCAAACGCAAGCTGGTCCTCAGCCGCCGGGCACTGCTCGCGGAAGAGCGGGAAGCCCAGAAGGTCGACCTGCTCAACGAGATCAAGCCGGACCAGACCCGAACTGGCCGCGTTAAAACGATCAAAGACTACGGCGCGTTCATCGATCTCGGCGGGATGGACGGCTTTTTGCCCGTCGCCCAGATGAGCTGGGTGCGGATCGAGCATCCGAACGAAGTTCTGCAGGAAGGGCAGCAGATCGAAGTCAAAGTACTCTCGATCGACCGCGAAAAGAACCGCATCAGTCTCGGCATGCGACAACTCGCCCCCAACCCCTGGCGGACCGCCGAACAGAAGTACGCCAAGGGAAGCAACGTCACCGGTCGCGTAACGCGGGTGGAAGCGTTCGGCGCGTTTGTGGAACTTGAGCCAGGCGTGGAAGGTCTCGTCCACATCAGCGAACTCGAACACCGCCGCGTGAAACGGGTCACCGAGATTCTCAACGTCGGCGACATGGCCGAAGTGCAGGTGATCGAAGTCGATCCCAAGAAGAAGCGGATCAGTCTTTCTTCGAAGGCACTCAAGGCGAAACCGGAGCCGATCGAGAAGCCCAAAGACGAAGATCAGGCTCCCGGCAAAGGCCAGGCGTACGAGCGGAAGCGGAAAGAGGTTCTCAAGGGGGGAACCGGCGATCCGAAGAAGCGTGGCGGCCTGTTCGGCAACCCTCACGATTTCACCACGTGA
- a CDS encoding PGPGW domain-containing protein — MLQLLEVWSALAVGVALAVSLLGIAGATWMIVAMPADYFLRSSDRPHSRHPALHLLWVVVRNILGIALLALGIAMLVLPGQGLLTMLLGLSLMDFPGKRKLLHRALALKSVQRSLNWIRRKGGQPPLQFPSDSTPA; from the coding sequence ATGCTGCAACTGTTAGAAGTCTGGAGTGCGCTCGCGGTGGGAGTGGCGTTGGCTGTCAGCCTGCTGGGGATCGCCGGGGCGACGTGGATGATCGTCGCCATGCCTGCGGATTACTTTCTGCGGTCCTCAGATCGTCCGCACAGCCGTCACCCGGCACTGCACCTGCTCTGGGTTGTGGTTCGGAACATCTTAGGCATCGCGCTGCTGGCGTTAGGCATCGCCATGCTGGTACTGCCAGGCCAGGGGCTGCTGACGATGCTGCTCGGCCTGTCGCTAATGGACTTCCCCGGCAAGCGAAAACTCCTGCACCGCGCGCTCGCGCTGAAGTCAGTGCAACGCTCGCTCAACTGGATTCGCCGCAAGGGAGGCCAGCCCCCCCTGCAGTTTCCTTCCGATTCAACCCCAGCCTGA